CTGATCATAGAATGCTACCTCTATAGTGAACCAGGCGCTGGCAGCGAGTTAGCTTGCAAAGTGCGCTTTTCCGGCTCACTTATAAGACTTCGCAACTACCACCAGCTGCTTCAATTTTGCTCCGAGCTTGTCCTGTGAAAGCTGCTGCTTGTACCTTTAGGGATACATTCAATTCTCCGTTGCCCAAAATTTTCAATGGACCTTTAGCAGCAGTGAGAATTCCTGCTTCTTTGAGGGAGGCCAAAGTTACTTCTGTATTGGCAGGAAGGGAAGCTAGTTTCTCTACATTAATCGTAGTGTAAACTTTCCGATTAACCACCGGAAAGCCCTTAAGCTTAGGTACTCGGCGGTACAATGGTTGCTGACCACCTTCAAAACCTGGTCTGGTACCGCTACCAGAACGAGATTTTTGACCTCTCATACCTAAACCAGCGCTAGCGCCTTGACCTGCGGAAATACCCCTGGCTACACGGCGACGGCGTTTTTTTGAACCTTTTTGGGGCTTAACATCGTTGAGTCTCATGATGTAATTAGTAATTGTTTACACAAAAGCTCTGACTTGAAAGTGCTGTGAGCGGGGGCTAGTGCTGAGTAAAAATACTAGCCTCAGCGTCCCGTGACAGCTACTAAATGTAGAGTTTTTCTATAGGAATACCCCGGTCTTCGGCCACTTCCGAAAGAGTACGTAGTGTAGATAAGGCATTCACTGCGGCTCTAGCATTGTTGAGTGGATTGTTGGAACCGAGTTGCTTGGCCAAGATGTTACGAACTCCTGCCAATTCCAGGACAGTCCGAACAGCACCACCAGCAATTACCCCAGTCCCAGGTGCAGCGGGACGCATCATCACCTTAGCACCACCACCTACACCATCAATAGGATGAGGAATGGAGTTAGATTTGGTCATAGGGATGTCAATCAGATGTTTTTTACCATCGGCTACGCCTTTTTTAACAGCACCGATGACATCTGAGGCTTTGCCTACTCCGACACCAACCTGACCACGTTCATTACCGACAACAACAATCGCTCGGAAGCTAAGTTTTTTACCTCCCTTGACGACCTTGCTTACCCGGCGGATTTGGATGACTCGCTCTTGCCAGGTAGTTTCTTCTTTTTTTGTGCGGTTCGCTTTACGACGACCAGTTGCCATAATCAAATGCTCTCTATTAGTCAGTTGTCTTTTGTCTTTTGTCATTTGTCTTTTGTCCTTAGCCAATGACTAATGACCAATGACTAATGACTAATGACTTTAGAAATCTAAACCAGCTTCGCGGGCTGCATCAGCGAGGGCTTTGACACGACCATGATATAAGTTGCCACCGCGATCAAAGACTACTTGGGTAATTCCTTTTTCTAACAATCGCACTGCTATCAACTTGCCAACTTGCGCTGATGCGTCACAAGTAGCACCTGTAGCTGAATTAGATTTCAACTCTGGTTCAACAGTCGAGGCTGCTACTAATGTGTGATGCTGAGTATCATCAATTACTTGAGCGTAAATATGTTCGTTGGAACGAAACACGGCTAAACGCGGACGTTCTGCCGAGCCTTGAACTTTACCACGAACGCGCCGATGACGACGCTGTTTTGATTCTCTACGAGTA
This portion of the Nodularia sp. LEGE 06071 genome encodes:
- the rplR gene encoding 50S ribosomal protein L18, with translation MKLTRRESKQRRHRRVRGKVQGSAERPRLAVFRSNEHIYAQVIDDTQHHTLVAASTVEPELKSNSATGATCDASAQVGKLIAVRLLEKGITQVVFDRGGNLYHGRVKALADAAREAGLDF
- the rpsE gene encoding 30S ribosomal protein S5 — protein: MATGRRKANRTKKEETTWQERVIQIRRVSKVVKGGKKLSFRAIVVVGNERGQVGVGVGKASDVIGAVKKGVADGKKHLIDIPMTKSNSIPHPIDGVGGGAKVMMRPAAPGTGVIAGGAVRTVLELAGVRNILAKQLGSNNPLNNARAAVNALSTLRTLSEVAEDRGIPIEKLYI
- the rplO gene encoding 50S ribosomal protein L15, with the protein product MRLNDVKPQKGSKKRRRRVARGISAGQGASAGLGMRGQKSRSGSGTRPGFEGGQQPLYRRVPKLKGFPVVNRKVYTTINVEKLASLPANTEVTLASLKEAGILTAAKGPLKILGNGELNVSLKVQAAAFTGQARSKIEAAGGSCEVL